Part of the Oncorhynchus nerka isolate Pitt River linkage group LG14, Oner_Uvic_2.0, whole genome shotgun sequence genome is shown below.
CTGTCAAAGTACAGGTACACACCCTGTTATATAAAGTCTCTGGTACACACACCCCTTGGCTGGGTTATGATTATCCAACCTTCTCCCAAAGCGTACACTCACCCTTTCCTAGAATATAGTGGAAACTCCCTCAGGCCatgcaaatcaaatgtatttgtcacatgcagatgttaatgcgagtgtagcgaaatgcttgtgcttctagttccgacaatggagtaataaccaacgagtaatctaacctaacaattccaaaactactaccttatacacacattgCACCAATCCAATGTAAATGCATAAATTGGATACACCTGCACATTTCCAGGTGAAGGGTAGAGAATCAGAATGAACCCTTTGTCCAGGACCCTAGCGATATGTATATAAGCTGTGCCCTTTCTCCTGCTGATGGATGAAGTGTTGGTCCAAGTTGTAATAGTTTGCTTTGTcttttacacacatacacattttctctctctccaggtgctgtATCCAGACGGCCAGTCTCATGTGATTCAGCCTAAACCTGGAGACTTCAGAAGTCCTGGACCACACCGCCACCGCCTCATCACACAGGTCTACTTGTCTCACTCCGCATGGACTGGTGAGGACACACACGTCCGGTCTCACAGCACATGGACTAGTGGGGGGCACACCCACATTCTAGCTGTCTTATTCTGCATGGACTGGTGAGGACACAAACTCACCCCCGgcccttttctctctgtctcagaggcgTGTCAGATCGAGGTGAGGCTGCTGCTGGCCTACAGCTCATCTCGTCTCTGTAAGGCGGTGTGGAGCGACAGCAGCACTGAAGGCCTCCAGCCAGCAGAGGGTGCCACTGAGGGAACCATTCCCTTCGGCAAACCTGTCAAGGTCTTCATCATGCCTAAACCTGCCCGCCGCTGACACCAAACACCTCTAAGCATCCATCTCGCTATCTTGTCTGTTGttttctccctctcctgaccctctaGTCCTCAGCCATTGGCTGTTCCTTACTGTATACATATTTACTAAACAATATGTTTATATTGTTAGTGTGTAACTGTGTGCCACTCCTGGCTGACTGCTCAACTAGATTGAGGATgcgtcctatatagtgcactacttttgaccactaaaggaaaaagggtgccatttgggatttcaTCCTGAGACTAAGCAAGATAATCATTGAGGTCACCTGTCTGATCTGTGTGTTGCTATTCCTGCCATAGTTAAGGGCCATTTTTCTTTGAATGACAATAAATGAAACCAGATGACAAAAACAAGCCTTTATTCACAGCAAGTCATTTTAGCTCTTCATTACGGTGTTCTGAATGTTTCACTTCGCTAATGCACCccagggttgtgttcatcaggcaccaaacagggagggactacatggACTTGtccattgcaaaacattttgctatgGTGTGCTGTAATGAATATGACATGTTGAATCGCACCAGGCTTTCAGAGTTCTCCTACTGGCCACCTGTGGTATGTCATCAGCAGGTAGAGTGGAAGATGCCACCCACCTTGGCTCCCTGGCCAACCAGGTTGTTGTATTCTGCGATGGCCTTCTCTGTCTGCAGAACTAtcagctccactcctctctgtctcacgaAGTCCACAGTTGAGGACGGGACCTTACAGAGAGAGCGCAGAGTTCAACATTGCAGCCATCTTTAAAGGAAAACTGCCCAAAAATGATATTtttgtatttgtttcattagtccattgttagCATAGTTCCaacatgttttgcatgtcagcaatcaagtttaagatgtaactttcaaaatacagaaatcatccccgTATGATGCAATTTGCATCATATGATTCTGGGTTTTGCATCATACAGGGCTGATTTCTGGGTTTTGaaaggtctgtggggcgacgcacaattggcctagcgtcgtccgggttagggggggGCTTGcctggtagggatatccttgtctcatcgcgcaccagcaactcctgtggcgggccgggcgcagtgcccGCTAACCAAGGCccccaggtgcacggtgtttcctccgacacattggtgcggctggcttccgggttggatgtgcgctgtgttaagaagctgtgcggcttggttgggttgtgtttcggaggacgcatagcTTTTGaccttagtctctcccgagccagtacgggagttgtagcgatgagacaagatagtaattactaccaattggataccacgaaattgaggagaaaagggggtaaaacaaATTAACACGTTTTTGGGTGGAGTTTAAAAGGCAAGTcaagactgactgatctacaaatcaccttgcatcataaatactcaatattatttgtagatcagtcattcACAATTTACCCATGGTACATCCGTTTTGATGCATCTCGAACAAGGCCAGAGAGAAATCAGGGGAATTGTGTAGTGGCTCGGGAAAGTGTAGGGCAATGTACATGGTGAAAGTATGTTTGTCGGGGCAAGGGAAAGTGAAGGATAGGGTAAacagagaggaagcgagaggttTTACTCCACCCAAAATAAGCACGCGAAGTGAGGAATTTTTGTATGGAGGTTTGAGTGTCGAATTTGATTTTGAAAAATGTAATTGTTCTTATTTGATTGAAAATTAGTTTCATAATAGGTTGTTACGAATGCAGTGTAATAAGTGGACGCCCTTGGCATTTCGGCAACCCAAAAACGACTATATCGGAGTTGTGCCTGTTGTCATAAAGAGAGGACTCCTCGTGGAAATAATCTATTTtagcatggacattgccattgaaGGCTTCcaacattttaaagtagtcaactgggtggggattcctcGGAGTAGGAAAAATCAGCCATTGAAGGAAAATAAAATGGAGTCACAGACGCTACAAAGAGGAGTCCTCTATATATCGCGATGGCCTATTGTTCACAAgcttatctgccctctcattggctagaatatTCCCACCTGATCTCACCTCCTGCCTGCCTTCCATCTTTAAGAACATTTTCCCATTGTTAGGTCTTGGGAATATGTCATGTAAACGAGTAGGGGAAGCGTGTGTGTATGGGGCTGGGGGATACCTGCAGCGCCTCACTCATGCCCCGCCCGATGACCAGAGTCGCCACACCCTTCTGAAGCACCTCCTCCAGATCTGCAGGCTGCACTCCAGGGTGATgctacacacagtcagtcacatcgtcatcatcatcatacaaggtgccatttgagacacaatccatgtcttatcTTAACTTACatccgtcccagtctctctccagtcccATGCGCGGCTACCCCCGGGCCACACCTTACAGTCCTTATAGGAAGAGGAGCAGCCCTTCACC
Proteins encoded:
- the aamdc gene encoding mth938 domain-containing protein; amino-acid sequence: MSSPEIASLSWGHMKVKGCSSSYKDCKVWPGGSRAWDWRETGTDHHPGVQPADLEEVLQKGVATLVIGRGMSEALQVPSSTVDFVRQRGVELIVLQTEKAIAEYNNLVGQGAKVGGIFHSTC